Sequence from the Acidobacteriota bacterium genome:
GTTCAACGGCACCGGCGAATTGACGAAGGAACTGGACCGCCGGCTCAAGGTCACCGACAGCGTCATCCGGCACCTGCTCGTGCGGGTGGACGAAGATCTCAAGGTCGCGGAGCGCAACCGGGCCCGCCGCCAGGCCGAAGCCGACGAGCGGGTGGCCAAGGGGCTGCCGCCGCTCGGTCAGGGACGGCGCCGGAACAGCGATGACGCGGATGACGACGGGAACGACCGGGCGGAGGTATAACGATGGCTGACGAACGAGGATCCTCTCGACACTCGTCCGGCCCCAAGGGCCGTGGCGCTTCGCGCGGAGGCGACAAGGGCGGCCCGCGCCGCTCGATGTTCCGCCGCCGCAAGGTCTGCAAGTTCTGCACGGACAAGATCGATCACATCGATTACAAGGACGTGAAGATGCTGCAGCCCTTCATTCCCGAACGCGCGAAGATCATCCCGCGCCGGATCTCCGGCGTGTGTGCGATGCATCAACGCAAGCTGCAGATTGCCATCAAACGGGCGCGCCTGCTGGCCATGCTGCCCTACGTGACGGATTAGGGGTCGCCATGGAAATCATTCTTCGTGAACACGTCGAGAATCTGGGCCGCCGCGGCGACGTCGTGAAGGTCGCCGACGGCTACGCCCGCAACTTCCTGCTGCCGCGCAAGCTCGCGTTGCTGGCAAACCCGGCGAACGTGAAGATCGTGGAGCGTCAGCGGAAGCTCGCCGAGGCGAAGGAACTGGCCGAACGGTCGGTCGCCGAAGCCTACGCCGTTCGCCTGGCGCACGCCGACATCGCCATCGCCCGACGGGTCGGCGAGAACGACACGCTCTACGGGTCGGTCACCGCGGCCGACATCGCCGACGACCTCATGGCCAAGGGGTTCGAGGTGGACAAACGCAAGATCGATCTGGACGAACCGCTCAAGCAACTGGGTGAGTTCACCGTGCCGATCAAGCTCCACCGTGACGTCGTGGCGCAGTTGAGGGTCAAGGTCACGGCGCTCGAAGCGGCCAAAGAGTAGCGCCGCCCTCAGGAGAAGAAGCAAGGAGCAGGAAGTAAGGGTTCTTGCTTCTTGCTTCTGATTCCAGGGTTCTGGCCGCTTGTTCAGATACGGTTCTCTCCCGGAACCCGCCCATGAACGACCCCACCACCGACCGCCCGCTCCCGCATAACCTCGAAGCCGAGCGCGCGGTGCTGGGTGCCATCCTGCTGAACGCCGAAGCGATCCACCAGGCGGTCGAGTACATCAAGGACGTCGACTTCTTCCGCGATGCGCACCGGCGCATGTTCGCGAAGATGCTCAGCCTGATGGAACACGGTCAGGCCATCGACTTCATCACGCTGAAAGACGAACTGGGGCGAACCGGCGAACTCGACCGGGTGGGCGGGCCCGCGTACATCAGTTCGCTGGTCGACGGCCTGCCGCACGGGATCAACGTCGCGGAGTACGCGCGGATCGTCAAGCAGAAGGCGACGCTGCGCGAGCTGATTCATACCGCCAACCGGGTCCTGGGCGCCGCGTATGCGGCCGAAGAAGACGCCGAGACGGTAATCGACGAAGCGGAACGCGACATCTTCAAGATCGCCGAGGGATCCATCCACGGCGGGTTCGTGCCCATGCGCGACCTCGCAAATGCGGGCTTCGCGGCCGTGGAACAGGCTCACGCGAGAAAGCAGCTCATCACGGGCGTGCCCACCGGCTTCAAGGAACTCGACGAGATGCTGGCCGGGCTCCAGCCGTCAGACCTGATCATCGTGGCCGCGAGGCCGGCCATGGGCAAGACGAGCCTGGTCCTCAATATCGCGCAGTACGTCGGGACCAAGAAGGCGATGACGGTCGGGTTCTTCAGCCTCGAAATGTCGAAAGAGCAGCTGTTCCTGCGCATGCTCACGTCGGAAGCCGCGATTGACGGCCACCGCCTGCGGACCGGGTTCCTCGGCGAGCGCGACTGGCCGAAGCTGACCGACGCCATGTCGACGCTGACCCAGGCGCAGGTCTACATCGACGACACCGCGTCGATTGGCGTCCTGGAGATGCGCGCGAAGGCGAGGCGCCTCAAAGCCGAACACGGTCTCGACCTCATCGTCATCGACTACATCCAGCTGATGCAGGGCCGCGGCCGATTCGAGAACCGGGTCACCGAGCTGGCGTCGATCTCGAGAGGGTTGAAAGGGCTGGCCAAGGAGCTCAACGTGCCGGTGGTCGTGCTGTCGCAGTTGAGCCGCGCGCCGGAGAACCGCCCGAACAGGCGGCCTCAGTTGTCGGACCTGCGGGAATCCGGCGCCCTCGAACAGGATGCTGACGTCGTCATTATGATCTACCGGGAAGATATGTACGAGGCGACGGAGGAGAACCAGGGCGTGGCCGAACTCATCGTGGCCAAGCAGCGCAACGGCCCGACCGGTACGGTGAGACTCGCCTTCATCCGCGAGTACACGCGGTTCGAGAACCTCGAGTGGAAGCCGCCCGCCTGATTGATCACTCGCGGAGTGATTATTTCTGAAATGCGAATCCGGCCGGCGCAATAATGACTCCCGGAGTGATTACGCCCGGAGGGATTGTTCCTCGTGCACGGGGGCCCCGTGAAACAAGCAAAGACCGTCTTCGTGTGCCAGGACTGCGGATCGCAGTCGCAGAAATGGCTGGGCCGCTGCCCGGAGTGCGGCGCCTGGAACTCGTTCGTGGAAGAACGCCCGGTCGTTGAAGGCCCGGCTCCCGGCTCGAATCGCTTCTCGTCGGCCGCCGGCAACACCGCGCGGCTGTACTCCGAGATCGAGACCGCCAACTTCCCCAGGATGACCACGGGCATCGACGAGTTCGATCGGGTGCTTGGCGGCGGCATCGTGCCCGGATCGCTGGTGTTGCTGGGCGGCGAGCCTGGCATCGGCAAGTCGACGTTGTTGCTTCAGACCGCCTCGTACGTGGCCCGCACGTCCGGGCCGGTCCTCTACAGTTCGGGCGAGGAATCCGAACACCAGATCAAGTCGCGGGGCGAGCGGCTCGGCGTCGGCGACGCCCCCTTGTACCTGCTGGCTGAAACGGGTCTCGAACGCGTGCTCGAGGAGATGGCGCGGATCCGGCCGGCGCTGGTCATCGTCGATTCGATCCAGACCGTGTTCTCGTTCCGCATGCAATCGGCGCCGGGCAGTATCGGCCAGGTTCGCGAGGCGGCGACCCAGCTGCTGTTCGCGGCCAAGGCTCAGAACGTGCCGACTTTCCTGGTCGGCCACGTCACAAAGGAAGGCAGTCTCGCCGGTCCCAAGGCGCTCGAGCACATTGTCGATACGGTGCTGTACTTCGAAGGCGAGCGCCATCACGCCCACCGAATCGTCAGAGCGGCAAAGAACCGGTTCGGAGCCGTGAGCGAGATGGGCGTGTTCGAAATGACGGCGGCGGGGCTTCGGCCCGTGGCGAACCCCTCCGCGCTCTTCCTGGCGGAGCGGCCGAGCGGCACGCCCGGTTCGGCCGTGCTCTGCTGTATCGAAGGATCGCGGCCGATCCTCGCGGAAGTGCAGGCGCTGGTCAGCACGAGCTCGTACGGATACGCCAAGCGCACCGCCGTGGGCCTCGACCAGAACCGGCTCTCGCTGCTGCTGGCGGTTCTGGAGAAACGCGCGGGGCTGCAGTTGGGCGGTGACGATGTGTTCGCGAACCTGGCGGGCGGATTGAGTGTCGACGAGCCGGCGGTGGATCTGGCGGTCGTGGCCGCGGTCGCCTCGAGTGCCAGAAACCGTGCCGTCGGCGCCGGCATTGCCGTGTTCGGCGAAGTCGGCCTGGCCGGAGAGGTGCGGGCCGTCACCCAGGCGTCCAGGCGCGTGCGGGAAGCCGCCCTGATGGGATTCAGCCGCTGCGTGATGCCGGCCGCCAACGTCGATCCGACTGACCCGGGCCTCGCCGGGATTGAGTGCGACCTGGTCGGCGTCAGGACGGTGCAAGAGGCGCTCGATCATTTGCTCGTGTAATCATTCGAAGAACGGCGACGGCAATTGCCCAAGTAATTGCCGCCAGAACTCTCAACCGCCGCTATAGTTGGGTGGGAACGGAGGGCCACCGCCGTCGGCTGTCGGCCACTGACTGCTGGCTACTGGCTGCTTCTGGAACGCCTCTTCCTTGCCGGAGTCGCCGGTGCCGCGGGGACATTTCAGCCGATCTCCGGCGCGGGCGTCGTGGTCAACGTGGCAAGCGGCGCCGGGCTGGCGCTGGTCGGAATCTTCTGTGAATGGCGGCTGCGCGTCGTCAGCGTCGCCCACCTGCTGGGCGCCATGATTGGAGGCTCAATCGGCCTCGTCTTCGCCAACGTCCTCGGCGCCGGCCTTTTCTGGTTCGGCACCACCGACACCCGGATCGAGTTTCTCCACAGCTTCGTGTATCTGGCGATGACGTATCTCGGACTCGTGGTCGGAGGCCGCCACGGCGAGTGGCTGGAGCCCACGAGGCTGATTACGCTGTTCCGAGCGGCAGGCCCGCAGCGCCGCTATAAGGTGCTCGATACCAGCGTCATCATCGATGGCCGCGTCGCCGATGTCTGCGAGACCGGATTCCTCGACGGGACCCTGGTCATCCCTCAGTTCGTGCTGAAGGAACTCCAGCAGATCGCCGATTCCAGCGACACGATGCGCCGCAACCGCGGCCGGCGCGGGCTCGACATTCTTCAGAAGATCCAGAAGATGACGGGCGCCGAAGTCATGATCTCCGACATTGATTTCCCTGAGGTGCGGGAGGTCGATCTCAAACTGATCGAGCTGGCCCGGTCGCTCCAGGGCAAGATCGTCACCAACGACTTCAATCTGAACAAGGTGGCGCAGCTACGCGGTGTCGCGGTCCTGAACATCAATGAGCTGGCCAACGCCCTCAAGCCCGTCGTGCTGCCAGGCGAGTCGATGAAGGTCTTCATCCTCAAGGAAGGCAAGGAGTACAGCCAGGGCGTCGCCTACCTCGACGACGGCACGATGGTGGTGGTGGACAATGCGCGAAAGCTGATTGGGAAGACCATCGACATCGTGGTGACCAGCGTCCTGCAGACGACCGCGGGGAAGATGATCTTCGGCCGGTTCATCGACCCGGGCGGACCGCCGGCGCAGACCGTGGAGCGTGACGACGCCGCGCGCCGTTCGAAGAACGGGCCGCATCCAGCAGGGCCGCCTGCCGCAGGGCCAGACGGCAAGTGACCTTGCCTTCTTTCCACTGGTGGCGGACGGTAGTCGTCCTGATCCCGGCGATCACGGTCTACACGATCGTGTTCGGGACCCTGTCGCTGTTCTCAAGCTTCGTCGATCGCAGCGGGCGGTTCGCGCATCGGTGCGCGCGAGGGTGGTCTCGGATGATCCTGGTGACCACCGGCGTTCAGGTGGAGGTGCGGGGGCTGGAACAGTTGACGCCGGGCGCGACCTACGTCTTCGTGTCGAACCACCAGAGCATCTACGACATTCCGGTCGTGTTCTGGGCGCTGCCCTTTCAACTGCGGATCATCGCCAAACAGTCGCTCGGGTCGATCCCGTTTTTCGGCTGGCACCTCCGGCACACCGGGCATCTGCTCGTCGACAGGAGCCACTCTGATACGGCGGCCATTCTCAAGCGGTGGCGCGAGTTGATCGGCGACGGGTTATCGCTCATCATCTTTCCCGAGGGCACGCGCAGCGTCGATGGGCGCGTCGGGCGGTTCAAGGCCGGCAGCTTCCTGCTGGCCATGGAGGCCCGGCTGCCGATCGTCCCGGTGTCGATCACCGGCACGCGGCTCGTGATGCGAAAGGGCTTCCTGACGGTGCGGCCCGGCCACGTCATGCTGACCGTGCACGCGCCCGTCAGCACCGCCGAGGGATCGGAGCACTCCGACATGCCCGCCGCCATCACGCTTGCCGAGCAGGTGCGATCGGTGGTTGAGGCACGCGTGGTGGCGGAAGATCGGAACATCGGAACATGGCCATCGAATTGACAGTGTCGCCGGATCTGGCGTCGATCCTGCGGATCGGCGCGTTCGCCTGCGACATCACGCGTGTACTCGACATGACCTCGGCGCGCTACGCGCCGTTCGCGGGGGGCGTCGAGACCTGCCGGTGGGTGATCTGACATGTACGTCGCGGCAATCATTGCGGCAGGCGGACGGGGTGAGCGGCTCGGGGCCGGGCGCCCAAAGCAGTTGATCGAGATCGCGGGGCAGCCGATGCTCCAGCGATCGGCGCAGTTGCTGGCAGCGCATCCCGAGGTGACCGAGATCGTGGTGGTGCTGCCACCCGACCTTGTCGGCCGCCCGCCGAACTATCTGCTGACGCTCGGGAAGCCCGTGCGCATCGTCGAGGGCGGCCGGCGCCGGCAGGATTCCGTGGCCAACGGTTTTGACGTCGTGCAGGAGCGCGCCGACATCATCCTGATCCACGACGCCGCCCGTCCGTTTGCGAGCGCCGATCTGATTTCGCGGACGATTGCGGCCGCCGTCGAGACAGGTGCGGCGCTGGCCGCCCTGCCTGCGAGCGACACCGTCAAGCTGGCTTCGGGCGAGACGCCACCGCAGGGGCCGTTGGTGGAGCGGACGATTCCGCGGGACCGCGTGTACCTGGCGCAGACGCCGCAGGCCTTCCGCACCGATGTCTTGCGGGCGGCGATTGCCGCGGGCCGCGCAGGAGTTCTCGCGACCGACGAGGCGGCGCTGGCCGAAGCGGCCGGGTATCCGGTACGGCTGGTGATGGGTGACGCCACCAATCTCAAGATCACGACCATGGACGACCTGACTGTCGCACGTGCTCTGACGGAGCGTCGAGGAGCGGTCGCCGGTATCCGCATCGGCGCCGGCTACGATCTGCATCGGCTCGTCGAGGGGCGATTACTGATTCTGGGCGGTGTGACCATCCCCGCCGAGCGTGGGCTGGCAGGGCATTCCGACGCCGACGTGCTGTCGCACGCCCTGACAGACGCCGTGCTTGGCGCGGTGGCCATGGGTGATATCGGCCGTCACTTCCCCGACACCGATCCCCAGTGGAAAGGCGCGTCGAGCCTCGCGATGCTGGCGCATGCCGTGGCGCTGGCGCGCGGAGCCGGCTATCTGGTCAGCAACGTCGACGCCGTCGTGATCGCCGAACACCCCAGGCTCTCTCCGCACATTGATGAGATTCGCGAGAGCCTCGCCACAGTGCTGGGCGTGGAAGTCAGCCGCGTCAGCGTGAAGGGCAAGACCAACGAGGGTGTCGGCGAGATCGGGCGAGGCGAGGCCATGGCCGTCCATGCCGTGGCCGTGCTCGTGGAACAGCGGGTCAAGGAGACGTAGTGGACATGCGCCTGCGATTTGCGCCGAGCCCCACTGGGCTCCTTCACGTCGGGAATGCCCGCACGGCACTATTCAACTGGCTGCTGGCCAGAGGCGGCGGAGGCACGTTCATACTTCGCATCGAAGACACCGACGTCCAGCGATCGACGCGCGAGTCCGAGGCGGGGATTCTGGAAGACTTGCGGTGGATGGGGCTTACCTGGGACGAAGGCCCCGATGTCGGCGGTCCGCATGGGCCCTACCGGCAATCGGAGCGGCTCGGCTTGTACGCGTCGTACGCACGAGCGTTGATCGAGCAGGGGGCAGCCTACCACTGCTTCTGTACGACTGAACAGATCGAGGCCGATCGCCGCGCGGCGATGGAGGCGGGGCGTCCGCCGAAATATGTCGGACGTTGCCGCGACCTGCCGCCGGACCAGGCGAGCGAAAGGGTGGCGGCCGGAGAGTCGGCCGTCATTCGTCTCCGCGTGCCTGAGAACCGGGACGTGACGTTTCAGGACGTCGTGCGAGGAGAGGTTCGGTTCAGCACGGACGTGATCGGCGATCCCGTCCTCGTGCGGTCCGACGGCAATCCTGCGTACAACTTCACGGTGGTCATCGATGATGCGCTGATGGCGATCACGCACGTCATCCGCGGCGAGGATCACATCTCGAACACGCCACGGCAGGTGCTGCTGTACGAGGCGCTCGGCTTTCAGCCGCCGGTGTTCGCGCATCTGGCGCTCGTGCTGGGTCCGGATCACGCGCCCCTTTCCAAACGGCATGGCGCGACGTCGGTCGCGGAATTCCGCGCGCGTGGCTACCTGCCCGAGTCCCTGGTGAACTACCTCGCGCTGCTCGGATGGTCGCCTGGCGGGGGTGATGAACTGCTGGACATCCGGGAACTGGCGCGGCGATTCGCGCTCGAGTCCGTGGGTCACAGCGCCGCCGTGTTCGATCGGGAGAAGCTCGCCTGGGTCAATCGCCACTATCTGCGCCTGGCGAGTCCGGGCCGGCTGACTGACCTTGCGCTGCCGAGTTTCCGTGCGGCGGGATATCTATTGAACGATTCGCCTGAGGCCCGCGCGTTCATCGAATCGGTTGTGCCGATGGCGAGTGACTCTGTCGATCGGGTCGATCAGATGCCGGAGCGGCTGCGGTTCCTGTTTGTCTTCGATCCGGCCGAGGCGCTGGGGCGGGATGATGTCGGCGACGTGCTGCGGGAGCCTGGCGCGCGAGAGGTGATTGACCAACTGGCGCGGGAGCTGGCGGATGCCGGGCGGCTCGACCGCGAGGCGTTTCGCGCGGCGGCCGCGCGGGTGAAGCAGGCGACCGGCCACAAGGGCAAGCATCTGTTCCACCCGATTCGCGTGGCGCTGACGGGCGAAGCTGGCGGGCCGGAGCTTGATCTGGCCGTGCCGGCGATCGACCGCGGAGCGGAGTTGTCCGCGTCGTGTGGTCTATCTCCCATTGTGGGATGCGCGGAACGCGCCGCGAAGCTTGCGGAGGCGATGAAGGGGCGTCCTTGCTGATCTACGGTCTCAATCCTGTCCTCGAAGCGCTACGCGCCGGGCGCGTCATTGCGGTCCGCATGTCGTCGTCTGATCGCGAACGGCTGCGCGCC
This genomic interval carries:
- the rpsF gene encoding 30S ribosomal protein S6, which encodes MSQKRLYELIYIVSPDATEQAVTDLHTQVESIVTRLQGEMVKTENWGRRRLAYHIGRHREGTYVLEVFNGTGELTKELDRRLKVTDSVIRHLLVRVDEDLKVAERNRARRQAEADERVAKGLPPLGQGRRRNSDDADDDGNDRAEV
- a CDS encoding PIN domain nuclease → MSGAGVVVNVASGAGLALVGIFCEWRLRVVSVAHLLGAMIGGSIGLVFANVLGAGLFWFGTTDTRIEFLHSFVYLAMTYLGLVVGGRHGEWLEPTRLITLFRAAGPQRRYKVLDTSVIIDGRVADVCETGFLDGTLVIPQFVLKELQQIADSSDTMRRNRGRRGLDILQKIQKMTGAEVMISDIDFPEVREVDLKLIELARSLQGKIVTNDFNLNKVAQLRGVAVLNINELANALKPVVLPGESMKVFILKEGKEYSQGVAYLDDGTMVVVDNARKLIGKTIDIVVTSVLQTTAGKMIFGRFIDPGGPPAQTVERDDAARRSKNGPHPAGPPAAGPDGK
- the gltX gene encoding glutamate--tRNA ligase, which translates into the protein MRLRFAPSPTGLLHVGNARTALFNWLLARGGGGTFILRIEDTDVQRSTRESEAGILEDLRWMGLTWDEGPDVGGPHGPYRQSERLGLYASYARALIEQGAAYHCFCTTEQIEADRRAAMEAGRPPKYVGRCRDLPPDQASERVAAGESAVIRLRVPENRDVTFQDVVRGEVRFSTDVIGDPVLVRSDGNPAYNFTVVIDDALMAITHVIRGEDHISNTPRQVLLYEALGFQPPVFAHLALVLGPDHAPLSKRHGATSVAEFRARGYLPESLVNYLALLGWSPGGGDELLDIRELARRFALESVGHSAAVFDREKLAWVNRHYLRLASPGRLTDLALPSFRAAGYLLNDSPEARAFIESVVPMASDSVDRVDQMPERLRFLFVFDPAEALGRDDVGDVLREPGAREVIDQLARELADAGRLDREAFRAAAARVKQATGHKGKHLFHPIRVALTGEAGGPELDLAVPAIDRGAELSASCGLSPIVGCAERAAKLAEAMKGRPC
- the radA gene encoding DNA repair protein RadA; the encoded protein is MKQAKTVFVCQDCGSQSQKWLGRCPECGAWNSFVEERPVVEGPAPGSNRFSSAAGNTARLYSEIETANFPRMTTGIDEFDRVLGGGIVPGSLVLLGGEPGIGKSTLLLQTASYVARTSGPVLYSSGEESEHQIKSRGERLGVGDAPLYLLAETGLERVLEEMARIRPALVIVDSIQTVFSFRMQSAPGSIGQVREAATQLLFAAKAQNVPTFLVGHVTKEGSLAGPKALEHIVDTVLYFEGERHHAHRIVRAAKNRFGAVSEMGVFEMTAAGLRPVANPSALFLAERPSGTPGSAVLCCIEGSRPILAEVQALVSTSSYGYAKRTAVGLDQNRLSLLLAVLEKRAGLQLGGDDVFANLAGGLSVDEPAVDLAVVAAVASSARNRAVGAGIAVFGEVGLAGEVRAVTQASRRVREAALMGFSRCVMPAANVDPTDPGLAGIECDLVGVRTVQEALDHLLV
- a CDS encoding lysophospholipid acyltransferase family protein, whose amino-acid sequence is MTLPSFHWWRTVVVLIPAITVYTIVFGTLSLFSSFVDRSGRFAHRCARGWSRMILVTTGVQVEVRGLEQLTPGATYVFVSNHQSIYDIPVVFWALPFQLRIIAKQSLGSIPFFGWHLRHTGHLLVDRSHSDTAAILKRWRELIGDGLSLIIFPEGTRSVDGRVGRFKAGSFLLAMEARLPIVPVSITGTRLVMRKGFLTVRPGHVMLTVHAPVSTAEGSEHSDMPAAITLAEQVRSVVEARVVAEDRNIGTWPSN
- the rplI gene encoding 50S ribosomal protein L9; its protein translation is MEIILREHVENLGRRGDVVKVADGYARNFLLPRKLALLANPANVKIVERQRKLAEAKELAERSVAEAYAVRLAHADIAIARRVGENDTLYGSVTAADIADDLMAKGFEVDKRKIDLDEPLKQLGEFTVPIKLHRDVVAQLRVKVTALEAAKE
- the dnaB gene encoding replicative DNA helicase, with amino-acid sequence MNDPTTDRPLPHNLEAERAVLGAILLNAEAIHQAVEYIKDVDFFRDAHRRMFAKMLSLMEHGQAIDFITLKDELGRTGELDRVGGPAYISSLVDGLPHGINVAEYARIVKQKATLRELIHTANRVLGAAYAAEEDAETVIDEAERDIFKIAEGSIHGGFVPMRDLANAGFAAVEQAHARKQLITGVPTGFKELDEMLAGLQPSDLIIVAARPAMGKTSLVLNIAQYVGTKKAMTVGFFSLEMSKEQLFLRMLTSEAAIDGHRLRTGFLGERDWPKLTDAMSTLTQAQVYIDDTASIGVLEMRAKARRLKAEHGLDLIVIDYIQLMQGRGRFENRVTELASISRGLKGLAKELNVPVVVLSQLSRAPENRPNRRPQLSDLRESGALEQDADVVIMIYREDMYEATEENQGVAELIVAKQRNGPTGTVRLAFIREYTRFENLEWKPPA
- the ispD gene encoding 2-C-methyl-D-erythritol 4-phosphate cytidylyltransferase, giving the protein MYVAAIIAAGGRGERLGAGRPKQLIEIAGQPMLQRSAQLLAAHPEVTEIVVVLPPDLVGRPPNYLLTLGKPVRIVEGGRRRQDSVANGFDVVQERADIILIHDAARPFASADLISRTIAAAVETGAALAALPASDTVKLASGETPPQGPLVERTIPRDRVYLAQTPQAFRTDVLRAAIAAGRAGVLATDEAALAEAAGYPVRLVMGDATNLKITTMDDLTVARALTERRGAVAGIRIGAGYDLHRLVEGRLLILGGVTIPAERGLAGHSDADVLSHALTDAVLGAVAMGDIGRHFPDTDPQWKGASSLAMLAHAVALARGAGYLVSNVDAVVIAEHPRLSPHIDEIRESLATVLGVEVSRVSVKGKTNEGVGEIGRGEAMAVHAVAVLVEQRVKET
- the rpsR gene encoding 30S ribosomal protein S18, coding for MADERGSSRHSSGPKGRGASRGGDKGGPRRSMFRRRKVCKFCTDKIDHIDYKDVKMLQPFIPERAKIIPRRISGVCAMHQRKLQIAIKRARLLAMLPYVTD